The Epinephelus lanceolatus isolate andai-2023 chromosome 19, ASM4190304v1, whole genome shotgun sequence DNA segment TGTGTTCATCatccaaacagcagcagctaacaagaCTTTTCTTTATCCACAGTGACCCGGACAGTGTGTCCTTCTGCGTCCTGGCCATGGATGAGGAGTTTGAGTGTGACATCGCTCTGCAGATCCACTTCACCCTCATCCAGTCCTTCTGCTTCGACAACGACATCAGCATCGTCAGAGTGAGCGACATGCAGCGTCTGGCTGAGATTGTTGGTGACAAGGCGGAGCAGCTTGAAGATGCCCACTGTGTCCTCATCACGGTATGTAGAGCTCAATAATATGAGTCTGAATCATACTTGAAGTGTATATGAGATGCTTTGTTGAGAGACACACGTGGCTAAACTctgtttcctcttcctgtttgaACAGAACCCAGCTGATGGGTCTTGGGAGGACCCTGCTCTGGAGAAGCTGCACCTGTTCTGTGAGGAGAGCCGCCGTCTGAACGACTGGGTTCCTGAGATCAGCCTCCCCGAGCGTTGATCTGGGCCTCGGCTCCTCTCTTGCTCAAAAGCTGTGAAGCTTCTTACCTGGAAATACTCATCCTGATGAAAAGGATGAGCCTGTTTCTGCTCATCCCTGGACACTCCTGAGGAGGATTCCCGTCCAGGCAGCACGGCACCGGCCCGGGGGCCTCCCCGTGAACCGTCGCCTCTTGTCCCGTCCATGCCAAGATGACTCTCATTCTTTATGTGAATGAGGTCGGGTATGCCACAAGAGCGACGCATCGACCCTCATTCTTTGTGCGGATGAGGTTTGGAGAGGAAGGAGATGCGAGTTTTGCCACAGAGCCAGCGTCGCACGTTGAAAGCACGCGCAGCAGGAGAAGAAGCGGTGCTGAGGAAGAGGCGTTTTTGAAAAGGGACTTTTTGAAGACGTcctctttgctgagcaacatgACAACAGTTGCAATCAGCGGAAATGTTTCCCACTTTCCAGAATTGTCTTAATTCTCTAAAGGTTTCACTTTAGAAATTTAACTGACAAAAAATGTTCCTTAAAAATATTGGAAAATACCATCTAAAGGTTTCACTTTAGATAGTTAACACTGATAGAAAAAAAgtgctaaaataaaaagaatataaGTACATGAATCTGAAATATGAAAGAAACTGAAACTGTAGTACTTCCTGAGGGTTTCACCTCAGCTTTATTGATGTCTAATGATGTATCTTGTTCACTGCATATCTGAATTTTagcatagaaataaaatgtttgaattCAATATCACCCTCTGTCTGCACTTTGACTTTTTCATGTGAGGTTGAATTTGTCTGAAGCACAAATTAAGTCCAAATTGAGCAAACCTGCTTCAGTCTGGTTTAACTTTTTGACTTTCTGCACTCTTTTGGGGGGATTTCTTTAAAGTTTCCTGACCTTTCAAATATGAGCCTTTACCAACATGGCTGACAATCCGTCTGCAActcaaaacagcagcaaacatgtCATGTCTTTACAAATTTCACACATCAATTCAGAAGAGATTTGAAATACGTAGGTGCCTCTACAGATTTTGC contains these protein-coding regions:
- the LOC117269882 gene encoding growth arrest and DNA damage-inducible protein GADD45 gamma-like — protein: MQSPGKSLKEALLCAQGEDRLTVGVYESAKIMTDDPDSVSFCVLAMDEEFECDIALQIHFTLIQSFCFDNDISIVRVSDMQRLAEIVGDKAEQLEDAHCVLITNPADGSWEDPALEKLHLFCEESRRLNDWVPEISLPER